In a genomic window of Luoshenia tenuis:
- a CDS encoding carboxypeptidase-like regulatory domain-containing protein — MHLPNRKILIVGSAALCAAVILLCLGVAWLSPLGGLNAPEAQTQATLRIRVQDGHTGADLPGAEVVIAETGEHYHTDEQGYTPDIPVPILRDTRYDQLHPQEWGEISVLAYCEGYEDYALFHLQVEPGQARTDPVVMMFERDQLYSQPFALVEGPKAEWVQELLDRFRPR, encoded by the coding sequence ATGCATCTGCCAAATCGTAAGATCCTGATCGTCGGTTCGGCCGCGCTGTGTGCAGCGGTGATCCTCCTGTGCCTTGGGGTTGCCTGGCTTTCGCCGCTGGGCGGCTTAAACGCCCCCGAGGCCCAGACGCAGGCCACGCTGCGCATCCGCGTGCAGGACGGGCACACCGGCGCCGACCTGCCGGGCGCCGAGGTGGTGATCGCCGAGACCGGGGAGCACTACCATACCGACGAGCAGGGCTACACCCCCGACATACCCGTCCCCATCCTCCGGGATACCCGTTACGACCAGCTGCACCCCCAGGAGTGGGGCGAAATCAGCGTGCTGGCCTACTGCGAGGGGTATGAGGACTACGCCCTTTTCCACCTGCAGGTAGAGCCCGGCCAGGCCCGCACAGACCCGGTGGTGATGATGTTTGAGCGCGACCAGCTTTACAGCCAGCCCTTTGCGCTGGTGGAAGGCCCTAAGGCCGAATGGGTGCAGGAGCTTTTGGACCGGTTCCGCCCCCGTTAA
- a CDS encoding valine--tRNA ligase, producing MASAPMDKVYDPQSVESRLYKEWMDKGYFHAKRDPDKKPFTIVIPPPNVTGQLHMGHALDNMMQDALIRFKRMQGYAALWLPGTDHASISTEMKVVEQLRGEGTNKRDLGREKFLERAWEWKRTYGGRIVEQLKRLGSSCDWERERFTMDEGCNKAVVEVFNRLYEKGLIYRGNRIINWCPHCETSLSDVEVEYEEQASHLWHIRYPRVDGKGEIVVATTRPETILGDMAVAVHPEDERYADLIGKMVELPLCNRQIPVIADEYVEKDFGTGAVKITPAHDPNDFEVAMRHGLEVLRVIADNGSMNEKAGAYAGLDRMECRKKLVEDLQDGGFMVKIEDYTHNVGHCERCKTVVEPIASEQWFVKMEPLAGPAIAAAKNKDVQFVPERFERTYLNWMENIRDWCISRQLWWGHRIPAWYCQDCGEIIVARETPESCPKCGSHSLKQDEDVLDTWFSSALWPFSTLGWPEQTEDFKYFYPTDILVTGYDIIFFWVARMIFSALEQTGKAPFHHVIMHGIVRDSQGRKMSKSLGNGIDPLEVVDKYGADALRFSLATGNSAGNDMRFYWEKVESSRNFANKIWNAARFVMMNAEGKEIPEIDVSQLDAADQWILTRYNLAVQEVTDFLEKFDLGLAAAKIYDFIWSEFCDWYIELCKPRLQNGDAGVLGVLVYVLKGMLKLLHPFMPFITEEIYGHLPGVEGSIMVSDWPEVNEALCFPEKAAQMEGVMELIRAVRNLRSEMNVPMGKRTSLTVLPQGDWGDALAAAQVYISRLAYASAVNFIAGKGQVPEKAVSAVCAAGEVFIPLGELVDVEKELARLNKELEGLRKEVARAEGKLSNPGFVNKAPEKIVAEEREKLALNQDKLERLGERIAALQEMR from the coding sequence ATGGCGAGCGCACCCATGGATAAGGTGTACGATCCCCAGTCGGTTGAGAGCCGGCTGTACAAAGAGTGGATGGACAAGGGCTACTTCCACGCTAAGCGGGACCCGGATAAAAAGCCCTTTACCATCGTCATCCCGCCCCCGAACGTGACGGGGCAGCTGCACATGGGCCACGCCCTGGACAATATGATGCAGGACGCGCTGATCCGCTTTAAGCGCATGCAGGGCTACGCCGCCCTCTGGCTTCCGGGCACCGACCACGCCAGCATCTCCACTGAGATGAAGGTGGTGGAGCAGCTGCGGGGCGAGGGCACCAATAAGCGCGACCTGGGCCGCGAAAAGTTTTTGGAGCGCGCCTGGGAGTGGAAGCGCACCTACGGCGGGCGCATTGTCGAGCAGCTCAAGCGCTTGGGCTCCTCCTGCGATTGGGAGCGGGAGCGCTTTACCATGGACGAGGGCTGCAACAAGGCCGTGGTCGAGGTATTCAACCGCCTGTACGAAAAGGGCCTGATCTACCGAGGCAACCGCATCATCAACTGGTGCCCCCACTGCGAGACCTCCCTTAGCGACGTGGAGGTGGAGTACGAGGAGCAAGCCAGCCACCTGTGGCATATCCGCTACCCCCGCGTGGACGGCAAGGGCGAGATCGTGGTGGCCACCACCCGGCCTGAGACCATTTTGGGCGATATGGCCGTGGCCGTGCACCCGGAGGACGAGCGCTATGCGGACCTGATCGGCAAGATGGTGGAGCTGCCCCTTTGCAACCGGCAGATCCCCGTGATCGCCGACGAGTACGTGGAAAAGGACTTTGGTACCGGCGCGGTGAAGATCACCCCCGCCCACGACCCCAACGACTTTGAGGTGGCCATGCGGCACGGCTTAGAGGTGCTGCGCGTGATCGCCGACAACGGCAGTATGAACGAGAAGGCCGGCGCCTATGCCGGGTTAGACCGGATGGAATGCCGCAAAAAGCTGGTGGAGGACCTGCAAGATGGCGGCTTCATGGTCAAGATCGAGGATTATACCCACAACGTGGGCCATTGCGAGCGCTGCAAGACGGTGGTGGAACCCATCGCCTCGGAGCAGTGGTTCGTCAAGATGGAGCCGCTGGCCGGCCCGGCGATCGCGGCGGCCAAAAACAAGGACGTACAGTTCGTGCCCGAGCGATTCGAGCGCACCTATTTAAACTGGATGGAGAATATAAGGGACTGGTGCATCTCCCGCCAGCTGTGGTGGGGCCACCGCATCCCGGCCTGGTATTGTCAGGATTGCGGGGAGATCATCGTCGCCCGCGAGACGCCGGAAAGCTGCCCCAAGTGCGGCAGCCACAGCTTAAAGCAGGATGAGGATGTGCTGGATACCTGGTTCAGCTCGGCGCTGTGGCCGTTCTCTACCCTGGGCTGGCCGGAGCAGACCGAGGACTTTAAGTACTTCTACCCCACGGATATCCTGGTCACAGGGTATGACATCATCTTCTTCTGGGTGGCGCGGATGATCTTCTCGGCTCTGGAGCAGACCGGCAAGGCACCCTTCCACCACGTGATCATGCACGGCATCGTGCGCGACAGCCAGGGCCGCAAGATGAGCAAATCCCTGGGCAACGGCATCGATCCGCTGGAGGTGGTGGACAAGTATGGCGCCGACGCGCTGCGCTTTAGCTTAGCCACCGGCAACTCCGCCGGGAACGACATGCGCTTTTACTGGGAGAAAGTGGAGTCCAGCCGGAACTTTGCCAATAAGATCTGGAACGCCGCCCGCTTTGTGATGATGAATGCCGAGGGGAAAGAGATCCCCGAGATCGACGTATCGCAGCTGGACGCGGCGGATCAGTGGATCCTCACCCGGTATAACCTGGCCGTGCAGGAGGTGACGGATTTCTTAGAGAAGTTCGACCTGGGGCTTGCCGCCGCCAAGATCTACGACTTTATCTGGAGCGAGTTCTGCGACTGGTACATCGAGCTTTGCAAACCCCGGCTGCAAAACGGGGACGCGGGCGTGCTGGGCGTGCTGGTGTACGTGTTAAAGGGTATGCTCAAATTGCTGCATCCCTTTATGCCCTTTATTACCGAGGAGATCTACGGCCACCTGCCGGGCGTGGAAGGCAGCATTATGGTAAGCGATTGGCCAGAGGTGAACGAGGCGCTCTGCTTCCCCGAAAAGGCGGCCCAGATGGAGGGCGTGATGGAGCTGATCCGCGCCGTGCGCAACCTGAGAAGCGAGATGAACGTTCCCATGGGCAAGCGCACCAGCCTGACGGTGCTGCCCCAGGGGGATTGGGGCGACGCGCTTGCGGCCGCCCAGGTGTATATCTCCCGCCTGGCCTATGCCTCCGCGGTCAACTTTATCGCCGGTAAGGGGCAGGTGCCGGAAAAGGCGGTCTCCGCGGTGTGCGCCGCCGGCGAGGTGTTTATCCCCTTAGGGGAACTGGTGGATGTGGAAAAAGAGCTTGCGCGCCTGAATAAGGAGCTGGAGGGCCTGCGCAAGGAAGTGGCCCGGGCCGAGGGCAAGTTGAGCAACCCCGGCTTTGTCAATAAAGCGCCGGAGAAGATCGTCGCCGAGGAGCGGGAAAAGCTGGCCTTAAACCAGGATAAGCTGGAGCGCCTGGGCGAGCGCATCGCCGCCCTGCAGGAAATGCGCTAA
- a CDS encoding bifunctional folylpolyglutamate synthase/dihydrofolate synthase, with protein MDYAQAISYIDGCQRFVGNKDGLKNILGLTDDLGQPQRKYPVIHVAGTNGKGSVCCYVDTVLRRAGYKTGLYTSPYLQRFNERIRIRGENATDEQIARWATQVKAAVDARLQRGFIHPAMFEVITAMGFLGFAQERIDAAVVEVGLGGRLDATNVVQPAITAIAAIGLDHTRVLGDTLEQIAFEKAGIIKPGVPVVLYPQGEGVRAVVRKAAREKGAPLIDLADWQIDIRQESLAGVRFDLRGPGGEALCDLHIRMLGRYQAYNAAVAAAVLLTLQKMGWQLTEGDIREGLAQASWPGRFEVLGQDPLTLIDGAHNPQGAQALREGLRAYLPKGMPVVLCCGALNGKDAAGVMAELSAFAAEAVLTDPPGTDRAKPAQELVPYFAGRPVTVERDARAAVAYAVRRAQALQGAAVVAGSLYLAGAARTWLRGDAKEK; from the coding sequence ATGGATTACGCGCAGGCAATATCTTATATCGACGGGTGCCAGCGGTTTGTGGGCAATAAGGACGGGTTAAAGAATATCCTAGGGCTGACGGACGACCTGGGGCAGCCGCAGCGCAAATACCCGGTGATCCACGTGGCGGGCACCAACGGCAAGGGCAGCGTATGCTGCTATGTGGATACGGTACTGCGCCGGGCGGGCTACAAGACCGGGCTTTACACCTCCCCCTACCTGCAGCGCTTTAACGAGCGCATCCGCATCCGCGGGGAAAACGCGACCGATGAGCAGATCGCGCGCTGGGCCACGCAGGTCAAAGCGGCGGTGGATGCCCGGCTGCAAAGGGGCTTTATCCACCCGGCCATGTTTGAGGTCATCACCGCCATGGGCTTTTTGGGCTTTGCCCAGGAGCGGATAGACGCGGCTGTGGTCGAGGTGGGCCTGGGTGGCCGGCTGGACGCCACCAACGTGGTGCAGCCTGCCATTACGGCCATCGCCGCCATAGGCCTTGACCATACCCGGGTGCTGGGGGATACGCTGGAACAGATCGCCTTTGAAAAGGCGGGCATTATCAAGCCCGGCGTGCCGGTGGTGCTCTACCCCCAGGGGGAGGGCGTGCGCGCGGTGGTGCGCAAGGCGGCCCGGGAAAAGGGCGCGCCGCTCATCGACCTGGCGGACTGGCAGATTGACATCCGGCAGGAGAGCCTCGCCGGCGTGCGCTTTGACCTGCGCGGCCCCGGGGGCGAGGCGCTTTGCGATCTGCACATCCGCATGCTGGGCCGCTACCAGGCCTATAACGCGGCGGTGGCCGCGGCGGTTTTGCTGACGCTGCAAAAGATGGGCTGGCAGCTTACCGAGGGGGACATCCGCGAGGGGTTGGCCCAGGCTTCCTGGCCCGGCCGCTTTGAGGTATTGGGACAAGACCCGCTGACCCTGATCGACGGGGCGCACAACCCCCAGGGCGCCCAGGCCCTGCGAGAGGGGCTTAGGGCCTACCTGCCAAAGGGCATGCCGGTGGTGCTGTGCTGCGGGGCGCTAAACGGCAAGGACGCCGCCGGCGTGATGGCGGAACTTTCCGCCTTTGCCGCCGAGGCCGTGCTGACCGACCCGCCGGGGACGGACCGGGCAAAACCCGCGCAGGAGCTGGTCCCCTATTTTGCGGGCAGACCCGTCACCGTGGAGCGGGACGCCCGCGCGGCGGTAGCCTATGCCGTGCGGCGCGCGCAGGCGCTGCAGGGGGCGGCGGTGGTGGCCGGCTCGCTCTACCTGGCCGGGGCGGCGCGCACCTGGCTGCGGGGAGATGCAAAGGAAAAATAA
- a CDS encoding glucose-6-phosphate isomerase (catalyzes the formation of D-fructose 6-phosphate from D-glucose 6-phosphate) has translation MRYEDANWQKAMRLKVDYNNMLAGYSKAAAAITPQEIAALKDKAAEAFQFIAQNRGKGTMEWSELPYNQDAVVADILQEAKAIREKCDTFVVLGIGGSALGPIAVQQALNHLNYNELPAEKRGGPRVYVLDNIDPERISGILDIIDPKKTVFNVITKSGSTSETMSQYLIFREILKGALGEDYAGHIVATTDAENGYLVKIAAQEGFKAFVIPAGVGGRFSEMCPVGLLAAAVAGIDIREMLAGAAAMDKIASNTDIMQNPACLGGLLQYIAMQKGMNITVMMPYADSLRYMADWYAQLWAESLGKQYALDGKTEVFTGQTPVKALGVTDQHSQVQLYTEGPFDKVVTFLAVEKFRCDVTIPHGHEDIPAVGFLGGHTMAELLEAEMNATEYALYKAKRLSCKVTLPEVNAFTIGELLYFFEMQVSFVGALLGIDTFNQPGVEEGKVATYALLGRPGFEEKKAELDARPAKDPAFILE, from the coding sequence ATGCGCTACGAGGATGCAAATTGGCAAAAGGCGATGCGGCTGAAGGTGGACTACAACAACATGCTGGCCGGCTACTCCAAGGCCGCGGCGGCCATTACCCCTCAGGAGATCGCGGCGTTAAAGGATAAGGCGGCCGAGGCTTTCCAGTTCATCGCCCAGAACCGGGGCAAGGGCACCATGGAGTGGAGCGAGCTGCCCTACAACCAGGATGCGGTGGTGGCGGATATCCTGCAGGAGGCAAAGGCCATCCGCGAAAAGTGCGATACCTTTGTGGTGCTGGGCATCGGCGGTTCGGCGCTGGGCCCCATCGCCGTGCAGCAAGCCCTTAACCATTTAAATTATAACGAGCTGCCCGCCGAAAAGCGGGGCGGCCCGCGCGTGTACGTGCTGGATAATATCGACCCGGAGCGCATCAGCGGCATTTTGGATATTATCGACCCCAAAAAGACGGTGTTCAACGTCATCACCAAGTCCGGCTCCACCTCGGAGACCATGAGCCAGTATCTGATCTTCCGCGAGATCTTAAAGGGCGCGCTGGGGGAGGATTATGCCGGCCATATCGTGGCCACCACGGATGCTGAAAACGGCTATCTGGTCAAGATCGCCGCGCAGGAGGGCTTTAAGGCCTTTGTCATCCCCGCGGGGGTGGGCGGCCGCTTTAGCGAGATGTGCCCGGTGGGCCTGCTGGCCGCGGCGGTAGCGGGTATCGATATCCGCGAGATGCTCGCCGGCGCGGCGGCGATGGATAAGATCGCCAGCAATACCGACATTATGCAAAACCCCGCCTGCCTGGGCGGCCTGCTGCAATACATCGCCATGCAAAAGGGCATGAACATTACCGTGATGATGCCCTATGCCGACAGCCTGCGCTACATGGCGGACTGGTACGCCCAGCTGTGGGCCGAGTCCCTGGGCAAGCAGTATGCCCTGGATGGGAAGACCGAGGTGTTCACCGGGCAGACGCCGGTCAAGGCACTGGGCGTGACCGATCAGCACTCTCAGGTGCAGCTGTATACCGAGGGGCCCTTTGACAAGGTGGTCACCTTCCTGGCGGTGGAGAAGTTCCGCTGCGATGTGACGATCCCCCACGGCCATGAGGATATCCCGGCCGTCGGTTTCCTGGGCGGCCACACCATGGCCGAGTTGCTGGAGGCCGAGATGAACGCCACCGAGTACGCCCTTTATAAGGCCAAGCGCCTCAGCTGCAAGGTCACCCTGCCCGAGGTCAACGCCTTTACCATCGGCGAGCTGCTGTATTTCTTTGAGATGCAGGTCTCCTTCGTGGGCGCGCTGCTGGGTATCGATACCTTTAACCAGCCCGGCGTTGAGGAGGGCAAGGTTGCCACCTATGCGCTTTTGGGCCGCCCGGGCTTTGAAGAGAAAAAGGCGGAGCTGGATGCCCGCCCGGCCAAGGACCCGGCCTTTATCCTGGAATAG
- a CDS encoding sugar phosphate isomerase/epimerase family protein, translated as MQVGLSTASFYPLIYNEQAVEEIGRLGIRDCEIFLSTYSEYTKEFGEELYRRVRHWGLRVHNVHTLSTQFEPQLFARVPRQRADALGFFRRVLAIGQRLGAENYVFHGPANLKRTPVIHYNYPFLGERIGELCQVAAEYGMAVAWENVHWCQFCRPEFAAHILEVCDHPGLKFTLDIKQAMQAGCDPLKFIPAMGKRLNNVHLCDFESDGTLRLPGEGGFDFGRLKAALDGAGYKGPLLVEVYASNYQDYAQLGRSVQRMREIFCPGD; from the coding sequence ATGCAGGTCGGGTTATCCACCGCCAGCTTTTACCCGCTGATCTATAACGAGCAGGCCGTAGAGGAGATCGGCCGCCTGGGGATCAGGGATTGCGAGATATTTTTATCCACTTACAGCGAATATACAAAAGAATTTGGAGAGGAACTGTACCGCCGGGTGCGCCATTGGGGGCTGCGGGTGCATAATGTGCACACGCTCTCCACCCAGTTTGAGCCGCAGCTGTTTGCCCGCGTGCCCCGCCAGCGGGCGGACGCGCTGGGGTTCTTCCGCCGCGTGCTGGCCATTGGCCAGCGGCTGGGCGCGGAAAATTACGTGTTCCACGGCCCGGCCAACCTTAAGCGCACGCCGGTGATCCACTATAACTATCCCTTTTTGGGGGAGCGCATTGGCGAGCTTTGCCAGGTAGCTGCCGAATACGGCATGGCCGTAGCCTGGGAGAACGTGCACTGGTGCCAGTTCTGCCGGCCGGAGTTTGCCGCGCACATTCTGGAGGTGTGCGACCACCCCGGCCTCAAGTTTACGCTGGATATCAAACAGGCCATGCAGGCGGGGTGCGACCCGCTTAAGTTTATCCCAGCCATGGGTAAAAGGCTGAACAACGTGCACCTGTGCGATTTTGAGAGCGACGGCACGCTGCGCCTGCCCGGGGAGGGCGGGTTTGATTTTGGCCGCCTCAAGGCCGCGCTGGACGGGGCGGGCTACAAGGGCCCGCTGCTGGTGGAGGTGTACGCCAGCAATTATCAGGATTATGCCCAGCTGGGCCGCAGCGTGCAGCGCATGCGGGAGATCTTCTGCCCCGGGGATTAA
- the thiT gene encoding energy-coupled thiamine transporter ThiT, with protein sequence MDLSQIFSSFGLVKPEVWMTLIALVALAFLLALGRKRWNARMLTYAAICIALGFILSYIRFYRMPQGGSVTPGSMLPVMVFSFIFGGLPGILAGTAYGLLQLFQDFYVTHPMGLFLDYILAFACLGLAGFFRKNLALGVLVAGLGRFACHFLAGVFFFGAYAPEGANVALYSLGYNASVVGPDLAICLILVLLPPTRRLIERLRLQANAGRRI encoded by the coding sequence ATGGACCTATCCCAAATATTCTCCAGCTTTGGCCTTGTTAAGCCCGAGGTATGGATGACGCTTATTGCCCTGGTGGCGCTGGCCTTTTTGCTGGCCCTGGGCCGCAAAAGGTGGAACGCCCGCATGCTGACCTATGCCGCCATCTGCATCGCCCTGGGGTTCATCCTAAGCTATATCCGCTTTTACCGCATGCCTCAGGGCGGCTCGGTCACCCCGGGCAGCATGCTGCCGGTCATGGTTTTCAGCTTCATCTTCGGCGGGCTGCCGGGCATACTGGCCGGCACGGCCTACGGCCTGTTGCAGCTGTTTCAGGATTTTTACGTCACCCATCCCATGGGGCTGTTTCTGGACTATATCCTGGCCTTTGCCTGCCTGGGGCTGGCCGGTTTCTTCCGCAAAAACCTGGCCTTGGGCGTGCTCGTCGCCGGGTTGGGGCGGTTTGCCTGCCATTTTCTGGCCGGGGTGTTCTTTTTTGGCGCCTACGCGCCCGAGGGGGCCAATGTGGCCCTGTATTCGCTGGGCTATAACGCCTCCGTGGTGGGGCCGGACCTGGCTATCTGCCTGATATTGGTGCTGCTGCCCCCCACCCGCCGCCTGATCGAGCGGCTGAGGCTGCAGGCCAACGCAGGGCGCCGGATATAG
- the pgsA gene encoding CDP-diacylglycerol--glycerol-3-phosphate 3-phosphatidyltransferase: MTIPNILTVIRLLMVGVFYWLFQSGEWIWACVVFVVAGITDLLDGYIARKYNMISNFGKLMDPLADKLMVLTAIFCLWSAHLVPTAVIIIIVVKELAMIAGASFIFGKRKKVVYANWVGKIATACTFAAIVLLFLDQWVRPVGSIVLYIGVTFQVLALVQYAALNLFGWQPKHGKLKISAPMNDREVDK, from the coding sequence ATGACGATACCCAATATTTTGACCGTGATACGCCTTTTGATGGTAGGCGTATTTTATTGGCTGTTCCAGTCGGGCGAGTGGATATGGGCGTGCGTCGTCTTTGTGGTGGCCGGCATTACCGACCTTTTGGACGGCTATATCGCCCGAAAGTATAATATGATCTCCAACTTTGGCAAGCTGATGGACCCGCTGGCCGATAAGCTGATGGTGCTGACGGCCATCTTCTGCCTGTGGTCGGCCCATCTGGTGCCCACGGCGGTCATTATCATCATCGTCGTGAAGGAGCTGGCGATGATCGCCGGGGCCTCCTTTATCTTTGGCAAGCGTAAAAAGGTGGTGTACGCCAACTGGGTGGGGAAGATCGCCACAGCCTGCACCTTTGCGGCCATCGTGCTGCTGTTTTTGGACCAGTGGGTGCGCCCGGTGGGTTCCATCGTGCTCTACATCGGCGTGACCTTCCAGGTGCTGGCGCTGGTGCAGTACGCGGCGCTGAACCTTTTTGGCTGGCAGCCCAAACACGGTAAGCTCAAGATTTCCGCCCCGATGAACGACCGGGAGGTTGACAAATAA
- the yfbR gene encoding 5'-deoxynucleotidase yields MRQKNSPFFAYMSRMKLIRRWGLMRNTREEDIAQHSLQVAMVAHALAVIRNREFGGQTDPEHVMALAVYHEAGEVITGDMPTPIKYFNPEIRKAYHAIEDVACHRLLDMLPEALRADYQPLLLQPREGEAHALVKAADKLCAYLKCVEEERSGNDEFRSAKAVTLKDIEAMGLPEVERFLQLFGQGFGQTLDELNQDGD; encoded by the coding sequence ATGAGACAGAAAAACAGTCCCTTTTTTGCATATATGTCCCGGATGAAGCTGATCCGCCGCTGGGGTTTGATGCGCAACACCCGGGAGGAGGACATTGCCCAGCATTCGCTGCAGGTGGCCATGGTGGCCCACGCCCTGGCGGTGATCCGCAACCGGGAGTTTGGCGGCCAGACGGATCCGGAGCACGTGATGGCATTGGCGGTTTACCACGAGGCCGGGGAGGTGATCACCGGGGATATGCCCACGCCCATCAAGTACTTTAACCCGGAGATTCGCAAAGCATACCACGCCATAGAGGACGTGGCCTGCCATAGATTGCTGGACATGCTGCCCGAAGCGCTGCGCGCAGATTACCAGCCGCTGCTGCTCCAGCCCCGGGAGGGGGAGGCGCACGCGCTGGTCAAGGCGGCGGATAAGCTGTGCGCCTATTTAAAGTGCGTGGAGGAAGAGCGCAGCGGCAACGATGAATTCCGATCGGCCAAAGCGGTTACCCTAAAGGATATAGAGGCGATGGGACTGCCGGAGGTGGAGCGCTTTTTGCAGCTGTTCGGCCAGGGGTTTGGCCAGACGCTGGATGAATTGAACCAGGACGGGGATTAA
- a CDS encoding PaaI family thioesterase, giving the protein MKILSKQNNSRMCVICGLDNPYGVQAPFYEMEDGSVMSAFCYRAEHQSYPGRVHGGLITAMLDELGCRAFWVEHPEALAVTLSLTTKYRKPVPYGVELRGRGQVLRATARFIESQAQILDLEGQVLAEAHIKYLHLPTEKITQADYHEEMCYANPDGRREM; this is encoded by the coding sequence ATGAAGATCCTATCCAAACAAAATAACAGCCGCATGTGCGTGATCTGCGGGCTGGACAACCCTTACGGCGTGCAGGCGCCCTTTTACGAGATGGAGGATGGCAGCGTGATGAGCGCCTTTTGCTACCGCGCCGAGCACCAAAGCTACCCCGGCCGGGTGCACGGGGGGCTGATCACCGCCATGCTGGACGAGCTGGGCTGCCGCGCCTTTTGGGTGGAACACCCCGAGGCGCTGGCCGTCACCCTCAGCCTGACGACCAAATACCGCAAGCCCGTCCCCTATGGCGTGGAACTGCGCGGCCGGGGCCAGGTGCTGCGGGCCACTGCGCGCTTTATCGAAAGCCAGGCTCAGATCCTGGACCTGGAGGGCCAGGTGCTGGCCGAGGCGCACATTAAATACCTGCACCTGCCTACTGAGAAGATCACCCAGGCGGACTACCATGAGGAGATGTGCTACGCCAACCCTGACGGGCGCAGGGAGATGTAG
- a CDS encoding tyrosine-type recombinase/integrase — protein MRPIFVTNKNLAAFRGYLVESEKSRATVEKYLHEVRALGHFLTGKALSKAAVLAYREQLKGGFKSSTINAKLSAINSFLDFMQLPLCKVRLLKVQRSAFIEEKRELTAAQYHRLLSAARSSGKERLYHLMLTIGSTGIRVSELCYITVEAAQSGSVELYLKGKCRTILLPQELCKKLLAYARKRGLEGGPIFCTKSGKPLDRSNICHEMKKLCALARIIPSKVYPHNLRHLFARSFYAIERNLCHLADILGHSSIETTRIYVAASTRQHERTLRKMKMVI, from the coding sequence ATGCGACCAATTTTTGTGACCAATAAGAACCTCGCGGCCTTTAGGGGTTATCTGGTGGAAAGCGAAAAATCGCGCGCGACGGTGGAAAAGTATCTGCACGAGGTGCGGGCGCTGGGGCATTTCCTGACCGGCAAAGCGCTGAGCAAGGCTGCTGTCCTGGCCTACCGGGAGCAGTTAAAGGGCGGCTTTAAGAGCAGCACCATCAACGCCAAGCTCTCTGCTATCAACAGCTTCCTGGACTTTATGCAGCTGCCCCTTTGCAAGGTGCGCCTGCTCAAAGTTCAGCGCAGCGCCTTTATCGAAGAAAAGCGCGAGCTGACCGCCGCCCAGTACCACAGGCTGCTCTCCGCCGCCAGGTCCAGCGGCAAGGAGCGGCTTTACCACCTGATGCTGACCATCGGCAGCACGGGCATCCGGGTGAGTGAGCTGTGCTACATCACGGTGGAGGCCGCCCAAAGCGGCAGCGTGGAGCTCTACCTCAAGGGCAAGTGCCGCACCATTTTACTGCCCCAGGAGCTGTGCAAAAAGCTGCTGGCCTATGCCCGTAAGCGCGGCCTTGAGGGGGGGCCTATCTTTTGCACCAAAAGCGGAAAGCCGCTGGACCGGAGCAATATCTGCCATGAGATGAAAAAGCTGTGCGCGCTGGCCCGCATCATCCCCAGCAAGGTGTATCCCCACAACCTGCGCCACCTGTTTGCCCGCAGCTTTTACGCCATTGAGCGCAACCTATGCCATCTGGCGGATATCCTGGGCCACTCGTCCATTGAGACCACCCGCATCTACGTGGCTGCCAGCACCCGGCAGCACGAGCGCACGCTGCGCAAGATGAAGATGGTGATTTAG